A single Streptomyces mirabilis DNA region contains:
- a CDS encoding CBS domain-containing protein: MNDHENFSAEAEARQDLPSQPWSPGEAGRQDMLIRYLGAVATAAAEHAHAEEQAPVRGTARPATPAASPSRQPSPPEAGVPLVRDVMDVPAASLRDDLPYRDIARLLARERVGALPVVDGEGHVVGVVSESDLLAKVAFEASGHRPGRIGRLRERRMYSKARGETAADLMTSPAVTVLPGATVAEAAWLAALSRLKRLPVTDGLGRLVGVVPRDALLQALIRDDAGIRAEAEARIEACCPPEDRATVEVAVHDGIVELTGRMPSATSARLVAEVEDIADVVEVKNLLTAA, translated from the coding sequence GTGAACGACCACGAGAACTTCTCCGCGGAGGCCGAGGCCCGGCAGGACCTGCCCTCCCAACCCTGGAGCCCCGGCGAGGCGGGCCGACAGGACATGCTGATTCGCTACCTGGGAGCCGTGGCCACAGCCGCGGCCGAACACGCACATGCCGAAGAGCAGGCCCCTGTACGCGGCACCGCCCGCCCCGCGACGCCGGCCGCCTCGCCCTCGCGGCAACCTTCGCCGCCCGAAGCCGGGGTCCCGCTGGTGAGGGACGTGATGGACGTACCCGCTGCCTCCCTGCGCGACGACCTGCCGTACCGCGACATCGCCCGTCTGCTGGCGCGTGAGCGGGTCGGCGCCCTCCCGGTCGTGGACGGCGAGGGCCACGTGGTCGGCGTCGTCTCGGAGTCCGACCTGCTGGCGAAGGTGGCCTTCGAGGCTTCCGGCCATCGGCCCGGACGCATCGGAAGGCTGCGCGAGCGACGGATGTACAGCAAGGCCCGCGGTGAGACGGCCGCCGACCTGATGACGAGCCCCGCGGTCACGGTGCTCCCGGGCGCGACCGTCGCCGAGGCCGCCTGGCTGGCCGCACTGTCCCGGCTCAAGCGGCTTCCGGTCACCGATGGCTTGGGTCGCCTGGTCGGAGTCGTGCCCCGCGACGCGCTGCTCCAAGCCCTCATCAGGGACGACGCAGGCATACGGGCAGAGGCCGAGGCCAGGATCGAGGCCTGTTGCCCGCCGGAAGACCGGGCCACGGTGGAGGTGGCCGTCCATGACGGCATCGTGGAACTGACGGGACGGATGCCGTCGGCCACCTCGGCCCGGCTGGTGGCGGAGGTGGAAGACATCGCTGATGTCGTCGAGGTGAAGAACCTCCTCACCGCCGCCTGA
- a CDS encoding response regulator has protein sequence MAETGAFTEQNPIRVFLLDDHEVVRRGLTDLLNTEPDISVVGDADTAEHALARGPALRPHVAVLDVRLPDGDGISVCRELRDRMPRLACLMLTSFDDEDALLDAIMAGASGYVLKHIKGSDLVSAVRTVASGQSMLDPATTAQLMRSPRAEPAGTPSLPPELTSLSPRERNILALIGDGLTNREIGRKRYLSEKTVKNHISRLLAKLGVQRRVQAAVLASHLDQDEAGDHSAH, from the coding sequence ATGGCCGAGACAGGCGCCTTCACGGAACAGAACCCGATCCGGGTGTTCCTGCTCGACGACCACGAGGTCGTACGACGCGGCCTGACCGACCTGCTCAACACCGAACCGGACATCTCCGTCGTCGGCGACGCCGACACCGCCGAACACGCCCTCGCCCGCGGCCCCGCGCTCCGCCCGCACGTCGCCGTACTCGACGTACGTCTCCCCGACGGTGACGGGATCTCGGTCTGCCGGGAGCTGCGCGACCGGATGCCGCGGCTCGCATGTCTGATGCTGACCTCATTCGACGACGAGGACGCCCTACTGGACGCGATCATGGCCGGTGCCTCCGGCTATGTGCTGAAACACATCAAGGGCTCCGACCTGGTGTCGGCGGTGCGCACCGTCGCTTCGGGACAATCGATGCTCGACCCGGCCACGACAGCCCAACTCATGCGGTCGCCGCGTGCAGAGCCGGCCGGGACACCGTCGCTGCCGCCCGAACTGACGAGTCTGTCGCCCCGGGAACGGAACATCCTCGCCCTGATTGGCGATGGCCTGACCAACCGTGAGATCGGCAGGAAGCGGTACTTGTCGGAGAAGACCGTCAAGAACCACATCTCCCGGCTGTTGGCCAAGCTGGGCGTCCAGCGCCGGGTCCAGGCGGCGGTCCTCGCCTCCCACCTCGACCAGGACGAGGCCGGGGACCACTCAGCGCATTGA
- a CDS encoding universal stress protein, producing MSRTVTVGLDRSPESRAAAEWAAREALLRALPLKIVHVWEPVPEYTAHLLHGSETHEHWIEQLTRESAEGLRLGHPGLEVISEQLTGGTVVDILCETAGLAELLALGSRGFGEIGGFMFGSVSLPVVARAERPVVLVRAEEQAADERKMDPTGAPSASAPFRPVVLGLDTDAPDDTLLEFAFDAAARREASLRVVHAWPEPPTSFYRFSGDAELYDSLERQQAAALTEVLRPWRQKFPGVEVIEASRCGSAGQVLVSASHDASLAVVGRRIRTSPLGAHIGHVTHAALHHITAPVAVVAHG from the coding sequence ATGTCCCGAACCGTCACCGTAGGCCTCGACAGATCGCCCGAGAGCCGGGCTGCCGCCGAGTGGGCGGCGCGTGAAGCCCTGCTGCGCGCACTGCCGCTGAAGATCGTCCACGTCTGGGAGCCGGTGCCCGAGTACACGGCTCACCTTCTGCACGGTTCCGAGACCCACGAGCACTGGATCGAGCAGCTGACGCGCGAGTCCGCCGAGGGCCTGCGCTTGGGCCACCCCGGTCTCGAGGTGATCAGCGAGCAGCTCACAGGGGGGACCGTGGTCGACATCCTGTGCGAGACGGCGGGCTTGGCAGAGCTGTTGGCGCTGGGCTCGCGGGGCTTCGGTGAGATCGGCGGGTTCATGTTCGGCTCGGTGAGTCTGCCCGTCGTCGCCCGCGCTGAACGGCCGGTGGTACTCGTGCGGGCGGAAGAGCAGGCCGCGGACGAGCGCAAGATGGACCCGACGGGTGCGCCCTCCGCTTCGGCACCCTTCCGACCCGTGGTGCTCGGCCTCGACACCGATGCTCCGGACGACACCCTGCTGGAGTTCGCCTTCGACGCCGCCGCGCGCCGGGAAGCGTCCCTGCGTGTCGTGCACGCCTGGCCCGAGCCGCCCACCTCCTTCTACCGTTTCTCCGGCGACGCCGAACTCTACGACTCTCTCGAGCGTCAGCAGGCCGCTGCCCTGACCGAGGTTCTGCGTCCCTGGCGGCAGAAGTTCCCGGGTGTCGAAGTGATCGAGGCCAGCCGGTGCGGCAGCGCCGGACAGGTTCTCGTCAGCGCCTCACACGACGCATCACTGGCTGTCGTCGGCCGGCGTATCCGCACCAGCCCCCTCGGTGCTCATATCGGCCACGTCACGCACGCGGCTCTGCACCACATCACCGCCCCTGTCGCCGTCGTGGCGCACGGCTAA